The DNA segment AAGAGTGATCTTAGTCTAGTAAAGTTTATTTGTTCTTTTCATGTTCTACTCTATGGTCAACTAATGTTTGTGAGCTTGAAAACTATGTTAGGTTTTTGATCGTGACTCTCTTTGCTTCTCTATTTTTTCTACAGCTTTGGTTCACCCAAATAATCTTTGCTTCAACTCTCCAAACTCAAAAGGTTGAGGAAGTATTCTTCTACGAGACTGCTTGCCAAGTATGAAAGCTAAGGTAGTAGATTAGAGCTTTGGTTCTGTCCTTCCAAGTATGCAAGCTAAGGTACTGCTTGACAAGTATGCAAGCCAAGGTACGCAATGctgattttctaatttttgttttggatAAATATGTATCTTGTTGATATCTTTATGGGCTGCTCCTTAGAAAATTGAATAATATGATGGGCTTTTTTCGTTTAGTTgtttaattagggtttaggtaggtatgcacatatatataaaatcagtaACATGGAGAAGAGCTTACAAAATTGATAGGATACGAGCATCAATCATCTCTTTTATTTGTCAAAGTGAGTATTCATTTTCATCACTTTGGCTTACTGGAATGTGTAGTTTGAGATTggtttcattattttgtttagttttcatGAATTTGGATGATGTTTGTCTTTGAATATTGTTCCTTTTATGGGTTTGAGTCTTTTGACGATCAATATAAAACCTGTTAATTCACTATTTTAGATATGGTTTTACAAAGACTATAGATTTATTATCTTGGTTCTTATAATCTTGTGGTGTTATATGACTAGTTACCTTCCAAACAATGGGAGATCCAAAAGACGTAAAAGGTAAAGGTCAATACCACTCATGGTCTGGACCTGAGCACAAGTTGTTATTGAGGTTACTAGTGGATGCAATCAATCAAGGTTTTCGTGATGCCAGCGGCAAATTCAACAAACTGACGGTCGAATCCAGAATACTAACAACTCTACAGCAAGAAGTTGGATCTAAAAAAACCTACGGTCAGTATAAAAATAGGATGAAAATCTTGAAGGGTAGGTACCAAGTGTTTGCAGATTTTCTTCGTTGTAGTTCTGGTTTTGGGTGGGACTCTGAAACGAAAAAATTCACAGCAGATGATGAAGTATGGAAGGTCTATCTGCaggtaaaaaattataatatgaaaTTCATGCTTATGTTGGTGCTGTTTACATATGATTCTTATTatagtgatttttttaataggCTCATCCAAATAATAAATATCTGCGTGATGATTCGTTTGAAGATTTTGAAGAGCTAAGGACTATATTTGAACAGAATACTGCAACTGGGCAGAATGCTGTGGGACTAGGTGATTCTGTTGATGCAGGATCCTATCAATTTGAAGAGAACGAGAAGACAAATGATAATAATTTTGTCCACGTGATAGATGAGGGAGGAGGAATAGAACACCAGCAAACATGTGAACCTTCATCAAGAAAAAGCATTGGAGAAAAGCTTTCACATAGAAAGAAAGCTAGGACGGATTCATATAACTCGGAAAGGGTTTGTGAGGAAGTTACAGAAATCAGTAGCCAAATTTTTGACATGATTCAGAAAAGATGGGTGAAGGAAGCTGAAGAAAAAGAAGCTGAAGACAAAGCTAACAATGTTTGGGATGCTATCAAGGAAATTCCTGACTTGGATGATGATTTGCGTTATGAGGCGATGACCCTTGTTCACACCTTAGGCATGAAATCTGGTTTCGTGAATATGTCCATAACAGATCGTTGTGGATGGATTAAAAGAAATCTCCGTAAACCAAGTGGCTGAAGTAACATGATCGGAGTTCTAAAGATAGTTCGTCATCTTggagtttttatttctttaaagttgagtttttattattactttagctatggttttgtttcttctttgcagaattgttatgatttttgttctttatatgttatggtttttgttttttttactacaatggtctagttttatttatttatatacgaCACTATCTTCTTGTTTTCTCCTACAAtggtataattatattttacatagGAAAGTAGTATATTCTGTTCAAAGTAAACATTGATTTTGGCGGCTAAATTTGGCGGCTAATTCGTTAGGATACGATTCCTTAATGATTTGTGTAACCTTATTTATTTGTCCTCTTCTTCTCTAGCTAAAGTTCATCACCGCCGCTTTATATTACGTGAGTATCTAGCATTATTTCACACTTTTTTTACCAATTAGACAGTTTCTTATGACttgttatttatgtttttgtgcAGAGATTTCAATGGCTCATATTGTTAATGCAAATGAAGAGATACAAGTtaggaaaaagagaaaaaagatgTCAAATTTCAAGATAGACGTTGATATTCTCTTACTGGTTTTTTCTATCATTGTGAAGGTACGTAATGTCGCTTCACGTATTCCACAAATACAACGTGAAATTAGAAGATCAACTACAACACTTGGACATGAATACATACAAAATGCTTTGGTTGAAGATCCTAAACATTTTCGACATCTATATCGTATGTATCCGGATGTGTTTTTGAAGCTATGCTCTATTATAAGAGTAAAGATGGGATTAAAAGATACAAGATATGTTTCAGTTGAAGAAATGCTAGCCACCTTTTTGTTCATTGTTGGTCAAAACTCAAGGTATATTCAGGCTCAAGATAGATTCAAGAGGTCAAGATTCTCAATAA comes from the Brassica napus cultivar Da-Ae chromosome A7, Da-Ae, whole genome shotgun sequence genome and includes:
- the LOC125576569 gene encoding uncharacterized protein At2g29880-like → MQAKVLLDKYASQVTFQTMGDPKDVKGKGQYHSWSGPEHKLLLRLLVDAINQGFRDASGKFNKLTVESRILTTLQQEVGSKKTYGQYKNRMKILKGRYQVFADFLRCSSGFGWDSETKKFTADDEVWKVYLQAHPNNKYLRDDSFEDFEELRTIFEQNTATGQNAVGLGDSVDAGSYQFEENEKTNDNNFVHVIDEGGGIEHQQTCEPSSRKSIGEKLSHRKKARTDSYNSERVCEEVTEISSQIFDMIQKRWVKEAEEKEAEDKANNVWDAIKEIPDLDDDLRYEAMTLVHTLGMKSGFVNMSITDRCGWIKRNLRKPSG